TATAAAAGAGCAGTGGCAAGTGCCACTTCATGATTTTAAACAGCGTTTAAGTAAGGTGAATATAGGTAATCGAGGGCGCGATATTCTCGATAAACTTATGCCTGTACTGCTTAAGCAACTGAGTGATTTTAATGCCAGCGGTGAAACATTTACCATGGTGTGCCAAATTTTAAATAAAATTGTATCGCGTACTGCTTACCTTGAATTACTGTACGAAAACCAAGGTGCGCTAAAGCAGTTGGTATTATTATGTTGCCACAGTAAGTGGATAGGGGAGCATATTTCCCGTTATCCTATTTTGCTTGATGAGCTAATAGACCCAGCGGCGCTTTACAAACCTACGCCATTGAGCGCCTACAAAGATGAAATACGACAATATTTTTTACGTATAGAGCATGATGACCTAGAGCTGCAAATGGAAGCACTTAGGCAGTTTAAACAAACACATCAATTACGTATTGCGGCTGCCGATGCAACGGGTGTGATTGATGTTATGAAAGTAAGCGATCACTTAACTGCTCTTGCCGAGGCTGTAGTAGACCAGGCAGTAAATATAGCATGGTATAATACGGTTAAGCGCTTTGGCATGCCGCCAAATACAGATGACGAGCACAAAGGTTTTGCGGTTATTGCGTACGGTAAAACGGGCGGTTTTGAAGTTGGGTACGATTCTGACTTAGACCTTGTGTTTGTGCATAATCACGACGGTAATAGCAGCACTAATGGCGATAAATCGATTACCTCCCGACAGTTTTATTTAAAACTTGCACAGCGCTTAATGCATTTATTTAACACCCGTACCGCCTCAGGTATATTGTATGAGCTTGATACGCGCCTGCGCCCTGAAGGCGCCTCTGGTTTATTGGCTATTAACTTGGAGAGCTTTAATCATTATCAGCAAACCCAAGCATGGACTTGGGAGCACCAAGCGCTTGTGCGCGCCCGCGTTATATTAGGCCAAGATGAGCTAAGAGCGCGTTTTGCGCAAATTCGTAAAGAGATATTATGTGCCCCACGCGATGTAGATACGCTTAAGCAAGATGTACTTAAAATGCGCGAAAAAATGCGGAACCACTTAGCTAAAGGAAACGCCGAGCAATTTGATTTAAAACAAGATGTAGGTGCCATGACCGACATTGAATTTATAACTCAATACCTAGTGCTAAAAAACGCAAATCAGTTTAGCCAGTTAACAGTGTTTTCTGACAATGTAAGAATACTCACAGACGCTGCCGCAATTGGTTGTATTACTAAAGCGCAAAAGCAGCAGTTAATTCAAGCATATATTGATTATCGCTCACGTTACCACGTATTAAGCTTAAATCAGCAAGGTCGCTTAGTGTTGCGTAAAGAGTACCAAACAGATATTGAGAGTGTATCGGCGTGTTGGCACAGTATATTTGAACTTGAGGCGTAAATACTAAAAAACCCAAGCTTAGCTTGGGTTTTTAATAAATAGGCGCTGTTGAGCTTTTAGCGAATTAGTTGGCTTTATTGTTTTATGTTTTTAGCTTTAAACAATTACTGCGTACAAATTCAGAAGGTAGCTCTGTGATCACCGCAGCGCGCTGCCTAGAGCAAAAGAAAGTATAAACTTCATTTTCAAAGTCATCATTAATGGCGCGGCCAACTTGATAAAGCGCTGAGGTAAAGTTGCTATCAACCCTAAAATGATCTTTTACCACGTAGTCTTTACTCAAATACCAATATAACTGAATGCCTTCGTTTTTGGCGTATTGGTCTAGTACGTCTTTTAATGTAGAGCCATTTTCAAAGCGTCTAGGTTCATTTGTTCCTGTCCAGCTAGCAGGCATAGGTTCAACGGCCCTGCCGCGCTCTGCTAAAACACGATCAAGCGTTTGCTCGGGCTTTTTAAGTTGTAGTACAAACTTATCGCGCTCCCTATCGGATTTAACTTGGTTACGGATAGAGGAGTAAAAGCGAGAAAGCCCCTCGGCAGCTGCGTTTTTGCTCTCTTTTATATCAAACAATGGACCCGTACCAACTAACACATAGGTAGCTAGTAAGATTAATGCAACTGCTAGTATTAAATGCTTAACCCAAAACCACATAACTCATGCTCATTTATTATCATTATTTATTTATACCACTACTTTTTATAAAAAGAAGGGGTATTTTTATCGGGGCGTGTTTTAAAACGGCGGTGCAGCCACATGTACTGCTCAGGGGCTGCGTTAATTGATTGCTCAACGCGCTGATTTACACGTGTTACATCGGCTTTATCATCACCGCTTGGAAAATTGTCAAGCTCAGGTACTATTTCTAGGTGGTATTTACCGTGCTCATCTCGGCGACTAATTAGACTCATGGTTTCGCAGTGTTTACTTGCTGCAAAAAGTAGTGTGCCTGTGGTGGTGGCTGTATCTGGCACAGCGTAAAAAGGCACAAATTCACAGCGGTTACGGCCGTAGTCTTGGTCGGGTAGGTAATAACACACCTTTTTGTTTTTAAGCGACTTTAACAAGCCTTTTACGTCTTTTCGTCCAATTAGGTATTCGTTAGAGCGAAGGCGGCCATTGGTTGTAAAGTATTCCATGAGTGCATTGTTGTGTGGGCGGTAAAACCCAAGCCCTTGGCATTTGGTGCCCATAACACGACTCGCCATTTCTAAATGCAAAATATGCGGCACCAATAGCAGTACGCCTTTACCTTGAGCCTGCACGCGCTCAAAGTGCTCTAACCCTTTAATAGAGCCATACGCTTTTTTAACGCGCCACTGCGGCCACCACCAAGCCATGCCCGTTTCAACCATGGCAATACCGGTGTTTTCCATATTTTTTAGCACAAGCTGTTGTTGTTCGGCTTCGCTCATATCAGGAAAACACAGCTTTATATTAACCTCGGCAATGTGGCGACGACGTTTCATAAATTTATGTACTAAGCGTCCTAATAATTTACCTAAGCTAAGCTGAAGTTTTTGTGGCAACCACGAAATCAAATACAAAAAGAAAACGCCAATCCAGGTTAGCCAATAACGGGGGCCTAAAAACGAGGCTTTAAAAGGAGATGAGGTGACCACAAAATACTCTCTAAAATAAAAACGCTAGTTTAACGCTTAGTGTTATAAAATACAAAAAGCCAGCAATGGCTGGCTTTAAACGTTACTTTTTAACTTATTAGGCTTTTTTTAAGCCTTGGTTAATACCCAGTAAATCGGCACTTGTTAGTGTACCTGCAGCTTGCTTTAAGCGAAGCGTAGATAATACGTAACGATAGCGTACATCAGCTAGGTTACGCTTAGCATCATACAAGTTTTGCGTGCTTACAAGTACATCAACAATTGTACGGGTGCCTACTTCAAAACCCGCTTCTGTTGCTTTAAGTGCACTTTGTGCTGATACCACGGCTTGTTCAAGTGCTTTGTAGGTCGCAATATCTGATACAACTTGATTGTATGAGGTAATAACGGTGCGTGTTACGGCGCGGTAATTTGTTTCGTAATCTTGACTGGCTGAAACATAAAACGCACGGGCTTGCTTAGTTGCAGCAACGGTTGCGCCCCCTGTGTACAGTGGTACGCTTAAATTAACGGCAACCGAGGTTGAATCGGCGCGTGGTTGGTCGTTAAAGCTTAAACCATTTATATTTTGGTCAGTTAAAGAGTCACCGTAGCTGGCATCAAGTGTCAGTTTTGGGTAGTGACCCGCTTTAGCCAGTGTAATTTGGTCTTTTGCAATATCAACCGTTACCTTTGATACTTGTAAGCTGATGTTATTGTTTTCAGCCACTTTTACAAAGTCAGTCGATTTTTTAACAGGTTTTACTGTTGAAAATGTTTCGGTGTTTAAAAAATCAAGCTTAGCGTGGTATTTACCGGTTATTTCACGCAGTTGCTCGCGAGCGGTTTCTACGGCATTGGTGGCAATAATTTCTTGTGCTACAGAGTTATCGTATTGTGCTTGCGCCTCATGCACGTCTGTAATTGCTGTAAGGCCAACGGCATAGCGCTGTTTTGTTTGCTCTAGCTGACGTTCAATGGCACGTTTTTCGGCTTGTACAAATTCAAGGTTATCAATTGCACTTAATACGTTAAAATAGCCTTCAGCAACACGCACAATTAAGTTTTGTTTTGCGTTGTCGTATTGCGCATTGGCTTGCAGTGCTTGTTTTTCGGCAATATCAAGCGTATTCCATGCGCCTAAGTCGAATAAGGTTTGGCTTAAACTCACACCACGCGTGAATTGGTCGGTATCGCTATTTATTTTAACTTGGTCAGCTAAATTACCAACGCTCTGAAAAGAGGTAGAATCGCTTTTTTCATAGCCCATGCTTACGCCAATTTGCGGCAGTAATGCACTCATGGCTAAATCGCTTTCGTAAGATTGCGCATCTGCTTGCGCTTTTGCTTTTAAAACAGTGGGATCGTTGGCAGTAGCAATTTCAAAAACTTGCATTAAATCTTCAGCACTTGCTGTGGTTGTGCCTAATGCGCACGATAAACTAACGAGCGCTGCAAGGATGTTCTTTTTCATGTTAGGTTCAGTCCTTAGACAAATTTTGTACTAAAAGCATGGTAACGTGTTTTGCTCAATAACTAAAAAAGAAATTAGTAAAACAGTATGTTCAAATGTAACAGAATATATTAACAATTTTTAATCGTTTAAATAAGCGGGATGTATAATATGGCAGATAAAAGCTTGGTGCAATTTACACATAAAGATGTGAGCTTAAAAGCAGTTAAAAGTCTGTATAATGGTTTTTTTAAAGTGGATATGTATGAGTTTGAGCATAGCCTGTTTAATGGTGGTACATCGCAGCTTATAAAGCGCGAAATACTAGAGCGGGGCGATGCGATTGCTGTTCTACCTTATGATGTAGCTACGCAAAGTGTACTTTTAATAGAGCAAATACGTATTGGCGCTATTAACAGCAGACACTCGCCCTGGCTGCTAGAATGTATTGCTGGTATGACCGATGGCAGTACTGATTACGAAGGGGTGGTAAAAAAAGAAGCCTATGAAGAGGCAGGGCTTGAGCTTACAGAGCTTGAATTTATGCTCTCTTACCTTTCAAGTCCTGGTGGTACAACTGAGCGCTTACATTTATACCTAGCGCGGGCAGATTTAAGCCAAGTACAAAGTGGTGTTTACGGCCTTGAAAGCGAAGGTGAAGATATTAAAACCCATATTTTAACCCTTGATGATGCGCTTGCGCGCCTCAATAACGGTGAAATAGATAACGCGGCAACGGTAATATGTTTGCAGTGGTTGGCGTTAAATCGAGAAAAAATAAGCAGTAAGTGGACATAATTTTAACTTTTTAATACGGCGGTACTTTGACAGCACTTTTAGCAACCCAACGATATATTCAGAGCCTCCCAAAGTATATGACACTTTGCGAGCATAATTACGTACGTCTTTCAAAACTATTACCTAAAGAGCGCAGCGCAAATAGCGTACGTGAAATTAAATTAGGTCATAGTGAATTTGCCATTATCATTGACGATAGTGCTAAGTACACACTGGATGTTTCTATTAAGCAGCTAACAGGGATGGTTAAAGGCGTTTCTCCTTTGTATTTAACAGTCAGGCTTTATCAAGATGCAAAAGTGGCTGAGATTATTCACCATGACTACCATCAACGTATAAAACCATCGTATGGTTATCCAAACCCTAAAATGCACCAAAAAGATGAAAAATATCAACTTAACGCATTTTTATATGACTGGTTAGTAGCCTGCGTAGAGCATGGCCGAGCAGTACTAAATTGGGATGTAAATAATGGCTTGGTTTGATGAGAAATATCACTTTAATGCCTCATCGCTACGAGTAGCGCACATAACCGATAGCCATTTATTTGCAAACCCTAACGCAGAGTACTTTAACGTAAATACCGCCGCGCATTTTGCCCAAGCATTAGCGCACATGGCCACGCAGTCATTAGACGCGGTTATATTTGGTGGTGACTTAACACAAGATCATAGCTTTGAGTCGTATTTATTATTTGCCGAATTGGTCAACAATGCTGATTTAACCTGTCCGGTATTTTGGGTACCAGGCAATCATGATGAAATTGCCATGCTAAATCGCATCAGTGGTGGGCAAATAGTGTCAGCTAAGCACATTATTGCACAAGGATTTGAGCTGTTACTCATAAACTCAAAAGGGCCTACACCTGCAGGGTGGGTGTCTTGCGAGCACTTAAATGAAATTACCCACTGTTTAGCAATTTCGCAATCGCAGCAAGTGGTATTTTGTCATCACAATCCGCTTGCTATAAATGGCTACCTTGATAAACATATGCTTGAAAACGGCCCGCAATTATTAAACGTACTTGTTAATAGTGGCAATGTTGCAGGGGTATTTCATGGCCATGTGCATAATCAATATACGCAATCATTTAGAGAGCTGAGTATTTATGCAACGCCCGCCAGTTCAGTGCAATTTACAAAACATAGCTCGCAATGGCACCAAGAAAACCATGGCCCCGCTTATCGCATGTTGTATTTAACTACCCAGGACAATGCTTTAACAGTTAAAACGGATGTTGTATGGTTAAACGCGTAATTTATATTCATGGTTTTAATAGTTCTGAAAAATCATATAAAGCTGTGCGCTTTGGCGAGCTTATGGCAAACTATGACGTTGACTATTGCGTACCGCGTTTAAATCACGAGCCCTTACAAGCTATTTTGCAGCTTGAGCATTTATTAACGCCAGATACCGCGTTACTCGGGAGCTCACTAGGTGGATTTTATGCTACCTATTTGTCGCAGCGTTACAACCTGCGAGCAGCATTAATAAACCCAGCAGTAGCACCATTTAACTTATTAGCGCCGCTTATTGGTCACAATTATAATCCGTACCAAGATTATCATTATGAGTTAAATACCAGCCACATGGATGCATTAAAAGCATTGTATGTGCCTAAATTAACATCGCCCGAACTGCTTTATTTGTTACAGCAAACGGGAGATGAAGTGTTAAATTATCAACACGCAGTAAATTATTTTTCACAATGCAAACAGTTAGTTGAGTTTGGTGGCGATCACAGCTTTGTGGGCTTTGAGCGTACCCTAGATAGTATTGTAGAGTTTCTTAAATTACCTAAAACAAATTAGCCTAAGCGCATATAAAGATAAAAATTATGAGTCAGCAAAATTATAACGCCGAAGCCATTGAGGTTCTCAATGGATTAGAGCCGGTAAAACGCCGCCCAGGTATGTATACCGACACGGTACGTCCAAACCATTTAGGCCAAGAGGTTATCGATAACAGTGTCGATGAAGCCATGGCGGGCCATGCCACTAAAATTGATGTGATCTTACACGAAGATAACTCACTTGAAGTTATAGACGATGGCCGTGGTATGCCGATAGATATTCACCCTGAGGAAGGCATTCCGGGGGTGGAGCTGATTTTTACCAAACTACATGCAGGTGGTAAATTCTCAAACAAAAACTACCAGTTTTCGGGTGGTTTACACGGGGTAGGTAT
The genomic region above belongs to Pseudoalteromonas sp. MM1 and contains:
- a CDS encoding DUF1249 domain-containing protein encodes the protein MTALLATQRYIQSLPKYMTLCEHNYVRLSKLLPKERSANSVREIKLGHSEFAIIIDDSAKYTLDVSIKQLTGMVKGVSPLYLTVRLYQDAKVAEIIHHDYHQRIKPSYGYPNPKMHQKDEKYQLNAFLYDWLVACVEHGRAVLNWDVNNGLV
- a CDS encoding NUDIX domain-containing protein, which gives rise to MADKSLVQFTHKDVSLKAVKSLYNGFFKVDMYEFEHSLFNGGTSQLIKREILERGDAIAVLPYDVATQSVLLIEQIRIGAINSRHSPWLLECIAGMTDGSTDYEGVVKKEAYEEAGLELTELEFMLSYLSSPGGTTERLHLYLARADLSQVQSGVYGLESEGEDIKTHILTLDDALARLNNGEIDNAATVICLQWLALNREKISSKWT
- the tolC gene encoding outer membrane channel protein TolC: MKKNILAALVSLSCALGTTTASAEDLMQVFEIATANDPTVLKAKAQADAQSYESDLAMSALLPQIGVSMGYEKSDSTSFQSVGNLADQVKINSDTDQFTRGVSLSQTLFDLGAWNTLDIAEKQALQANAQYDNAKQNLIVRVAEGYFNVLSAIDNLEFVQAEKRAIERQLEQTKQRYAVGLTAITDVHEAQAQYDNSVAQEIIATNAVETAREQLREITGKYHAKLDFLNTETFSTVKPVKKSTDFVKVAENNNISLQVSKVTVDIAKDQITLAKAGHYPKLTLDASYGDSLTDQNINGLSFNDQPRADSTSVAVNLSVPLYTGGATVAATKQARAFYVSASQDYETNYRAVTRTVITSYNQVVSDIATYKALEQAVVSAQSALKATEAGFEVGTRTIVDVLVSTQNLYDAKRNLADVRYRYVLSTLRLKQAAGTLTSADLLGINQGLKKA
- the glnE gene encoding bifunctional [glutamate--ammonia ligase]-adenylyl-L-tyrosine phosphorylase/[glutamate--ammonia-ligase] adenylyltransferase; translation: MSNKMQLPIQLQKLGSTRFAQLYPQQNPQEEVVKLCALSDFAFRCLESQPQLKEWLINPDEQYSRDVPAPFDDLDLQQVDENQCNKILRQYREKYWLKVAYLDLCCDNPIGDSIKYISLLADMLINSANRWAHAQIAKTAGEPLDEQGNSLPLMVLGMGKLGGHELNYSSDIDLIFAYPRNVPTQGGRKAVEAQVFYTKVAQKLINALNQVTGDGQVFRVDMRLRPFGESGPLVMSFHAIEDYYQEQGRDWERYAMLKGRLIGTPNQYWDEFIQLLKPFVYRRYIDFSVIESLRKMKLMIAQEVRRKRLTNNIKLGAGGIREVEFIVQALQMVRGGREANLQTQSLLYALEQLTLNQAMDEQEANELKRNYLHLRKVEQYLQMFDDQQTQTLPDDELNQERLNYLLEFESFNHTMSEIEQVMAKIHDEFLLVIGEEIVPLDTCEGAFISAWDHGDVSFLNDIKEQWQVPLHDFKQRLSKVNIGNRGRDILDKLMPVLLKQLSDFNASGETFTMVCQILNKIVSRTAYLELLYENQGALKQLVLLCCHSKWIGEHISRYPILLDELIDPAALYKPTPLSAYKDEIRQYFLRIEHDDLELQMEALRQFKQTHQLRIAAADATGVIDVMKVSDHLTALAEAVVDQAVNIAWYNTVKRFGMPPNTDDEHKGFAVIAYGKTGGFEVGYDSDLDLVFVHNHDGNSSTNGDKSITSRQFYLKLAQRLMHLFNTRTASGILYELDTRLRPEGASGLLAINLESFNHYQQTQAWTWEHQALVRARVILGQDELRARFAQIRKEILCAPRDVDTLKQDVLKMREKMRNHLAKGNAEQFDLKQDVGAMTDIEFITQYLVLKNANQFSQLTVFSDNVRILTDAAAIGCITKAQKQQLIQAYIDYRSRYHVLSLNQQGRLVLRKEYQTDIESVSACWHSIFELEA
- a CDS encoding toxin co-regulated pilus biosynthesis Q family protein → MWFWVKHLILAVALILLATYVLVGTGPLFDIKESKNAAAEGLSRFYSSIRNQVKSDRERDKFVLQLKKPEQTLDRVLAERGRAVEPMPASWTGTNEPRRFENGSTLKDVLDQYAKNEGIQLYWYLSKDYVVKDHFRVDSNFTSALYQVGRAINDDFENEVYTFFCSRQRAAVITELPSEFVRSNCLKLKT
- a CDS encoding YqiA/YcfP family alpha/beta fold hydrolase translates to MVKRVIYIHGFNSSEKSYKAVRFGELMANYDVDYCVPRLNHEPLQAILQLEHLLTPDTALLGSSLGGFYATYLSQRYNLRAALINPAVAPFNLLAPLIGHNYNPYQDYHYELNTSHMDALKALYVPKLTSPELLYLLQQTGDEVLNYQHAVNYFSQCKQLVEFGGDHSFVGFERTLDSIVEFLKLPKTN
- a CDS encoding metallophosphoesterase gives rise to the protein MAWFDEKYHFNASSLRVAHITDSHLFANPNAEYFNVNTAAHFAQALAHMATQSLDAVIFGGDLTQDHSFESYLLFAELVNNADLTCPVFWVPGNHDEIAMLNRISGGQIVSAKHIIAQGFELLLINSKGPTPAGWVSCEHLNEITHCLAISQSQQVVFCHHNPLAINGYLDKHMLENGPQLLNVLVNSGNVAGVFHGHVHNQYTQSFRELSIYATPASSVQFTKHSSQWHQENHGPAYRMLYLTTQDNALTVKTDVVWLNA
- the lpxL gene encoding LpxL/LpxP family Kdo(2)-lipid IV(A) lauroyl/palmitoleoyl acyltransferase, with protein sequence MVTSSPFKASFLGPRYWLTWIGVFFLYLISWLPQKLQLSLGKLLGRLVHKFMKRRRHIAEVNIKLCFPDMSEAEQQQLVLKNMENTGIAMVETGMAWWWPQWRVKKAYGSIKGLEHFERVQAQGKGVLLLVPHILHLEMASRVMGTKCQGLGFYRPHNNALMEYFTTNGRLRSNEYLIGRKDVKGLLKSLKNKKVCYYLPDQDYGRNRCEFVPFYAVPDTATTTGTLLFAASKHCETMSLISRRDEHGKYHLEIVPELDNFPSGDDKADVTRVNQRVEQSINAAPEQYMWLHRRFKTRPDKNTPSFYKK